One window of Sardina pilchardus chromosome 2, fSarPil1.1, whole genome shotgun sequence genomic DNA carries:
- the LOC134062069 gene encoding mucin-2-like isoform X12, whose protein sequence is MTLSPSSSSVTITTQASSSVSISASSTPAATTPTSASEATTSTSSTSTVTSTTDSTSTTSQSSTSVPITTSTQTSPSTSQPMTLSPSSSSVTITTQASSSGSISASSTPVATSPTSASESTTSPVPSTSATPQTNGTTLISTTDSTSTPAQSSTSVPITSSPQTSPSTSQPMTLSPSSSSVTITTQASSSVSISASSTPVATTPTSASEATTFPVSSTPIVTSTSVTPQTNATTLTSTTGSTSTPAQSSTSVPITTSPQTSPSTSQPMTLSPSSSSVTTTTQASSSVSISASSTPVATTPTSASESTTSPAPSTTTVTVRQTTTPTTTTAALIPEPEVNLEFKLEKTFTQELQNASSPAFQELATQVTEALDKVYSEKFGSRFNRTEIKSFRQGSVVVDSVLIFNDANSVPDTGNVTSTLEEAVSTNSSDFAQLAVNSTSIKAERVFRTVTQAPTTVTTNAPSTPTSEPTTASATSLETQTTSGSTSTPAQSSTSIPITTSPQTSPSTSQPMTLSPSSPSVTITTQASSSVSISASSTPVATSPTSASESTTSPVSSTTEVTSTSVTPQTNGTTLISTTVPQTTTPTTTTPTTTTPTTTTPTPTTPTALIPEPEVELEFRLQKTFTQELQNASSPAFQELATQVTEALDKVYSEKFGSRFNRTEIKGFRQGSVVVDSVLIFNDANSVPDTGNVTTTLEEAVSTNSSDFAQLAINSTSIKAERVFRTVTQAPTTVTTNAPSTPTSEPTTASATSLETQTTSGSTSTPAQSSTSVPITTSPQTSPSTSQSMTLSPSSSSVTTTTQASSSVSISASSTSVATTPTSASESTTSPAPSTPLVTSTSVTPQTNATTFISTTGSTSTPAQSSTSVPITTSSQTSSSTSQPMTLSPSSSSVTITTQASSSVSISASSTPVATSPTSASESTTSPVPSTTEVTSTSVTPQTNATTLTSTTGSTSTPAQSSTSVPITTSPQTSPSTSQSMTLSPSSSSVTTTTQASSSVSISASSTSVATSPTSASESTTSPASSTPLVTSTSVTPQTNATTFISTTVATSPTSASESTTSPVPSTTEVTSTSVTPQTNATTLTSTTGSTSTPAQSSTSVPITTSPQTSPSTSQSMTLSPSSSSVTTTTQASSSVSISASSTSVATSPTSASESTTSPAPSTPPVTSTSVTPQTNATTLISTTGSTSTPAQSSTSVPITTSPQTSPSTSQSMTLSPSSSSVTITTQASSSVSISASSTSVATTPTSASESTTSPAPSTPPVTSTLVTPQTNATTLISTTGSTSTPAQSSTSVPITTSSQTSSSTSQPMTLSPSSSSVTITTQASSSVSISASSTPVATSPTSASESTTSPVPSTTEVTSTSVTPQTNATTLTSTTDSTSTPAQSSTSVPITTSPQTSPSTSQPMTLSPSSSSVTITTQASSSVSISASSTPVATSPTSASESTTSPAPSTPQITSTSVTPQTNGTTLISTTVPQTTTPTTTTPTTTTPTPTTPTPTTPTALIPEPEVELEFRLQKTFTQELQNASSPAFQELATQVTSALDKVYSEKFGSRFNRTEIKSFRQGSVVVDSLLIFNDVNSVPDTENVTTTLEEAVSTNSSDLAQLAINSTSIKAERVFRTATQAPTTVTTNAPSTPTSEPTTASATSLETQTTSELTTMPISTSTSSTSQLTSELTTTAVSMSTSQLTSELTTTAVATSTSSPTTQLTSELTATSVSTSSSSTSQLTSELTTTAVSMSTSPTTQLTSELPTTIVSMSTSPTTQLTSELPTTIVSMSTSQLTSELPTTPVSMSTSPTTQLTSELPTTPVSMSTSPTTQLTSELPTTIVSMSTSPTTQLTSELPTTAVSMSTSQLTSELPTTPVSMSTSPTTQLTSELPTTIVSMSTSPTTQLTSELPTTPVTMSTSPTTQLTSELPTTPVSMSTSPTTQLTSELPTTTVSMSSPTTQLTSELPTTAVSMSTSQLTSELTTTAVATSTSSPTTQLTSELPTTPVTMSTSPTTQLTSELPTTPVSMSTSPTTQLTSELPTTPVSMSTSPKTQLTSELPTTTVSMSTSPTTQLTSELPTTAVSMSTSQLTSELTTTAVATSTSSPTTQLTSELPTTIVSMSTSPTTQLTSELPTTPVTMSTSPTTQLTSELPTTAVSMSTSPTSQPTSELTTTVVSMSTSPITQLTSEVITTGDASTMATAPTTAAPTTAAPTTAAPTAAPTTELNTDSANADEGSLNLDFSLNQTFTSDLSDQNSAAFKALSTDVVTKLNAIYQAQFPSTFKRSRVISFTSGSVVVASELVFQNRTSVPSISSVESTLNNSDTLNIVPGTIRSSSTASTTAAPTTAAPTTAAPTTAAPTTAAPTTAAPTTAAPTTAAPTTAAPTTAAPTTAAPTTAAPTTAAPTTAAPTTAAPTTAAPTTAVPTTAAPTTAAPTTAAPTTAAPTTAAPTTAAPTTAAPTTAAPTTAAPTTAAPTPAPTTELNTDAASADEGSLNLAFSLDQTFTSDLSNQSSAAFKALSTEVVTKLNAIYQAQFPSTFKRSRVISFTSGSVVVSSELVFQNEASLPSTSSVESTLNSSDTLNIVQGTIRASSTASTTVAPTTAAPTTAAPTTAAPTTAAPTTAAPTTAAPTTAAPTTAAPTTAAPTTAAPTTAAPTTELNTDAASADEGSLNLGFSLNQTFTSDLSNQSSEAFKALSTEVVTKLNAIYQAQFPSTFKRSRVLSFTSGSVVVASELVFQNKTSVPSASSAESALENSNTLNIVAGTISASSTTTTSAPNTTVTATTPNSAPPARLVSALTLALTMLLLSLQNLTFL, encoded by the exons ACTCCACCTCAACACCAGCACAATCATCAACATCAGTACCCATCACATCATCACCTCAAACATCTCCTTCAACATCACAGCCTATGACACTATCCCCATCCTCATCATCAGTAACCATCACAACACAGGCGTCAtcatcagtctctatctctgcttcctctaCACCAGTAGCTACAACACCAACATCTGCATCAGAGGCAACAACATTCCCAGTATCATCAACACCAATTgtcacatcaacatcagttacACCACAAACAAATGCCACAACACTTACATCCACAACTG GCTCCACCTCAACACCAGCACAATCATCAACATCAGTACCCATCACAACATCACCTCAAACATCTCCTTCAACATCACAGCCTATGACACTAtctccatcctcatcatcagtTACAACCACAACACAGGCGTCAtcatcagtctctatctctgcctcctctACACCAGTAGCTACAACTCCAACATCTGCTTCAGAATCCACCACATCCCCCGCACCATCAACAACAACTGTCACTG TTCGCCAAACAACTACTCCTACAACAACTACTGCAGCACTCATCCCAGAGCCTGAAGTAAACCTGGAATTCAAACTAGAGAAGACGTTCACACAAGAACTGCAAAATGCCTCTTCACCAGCATTTCAAGAGCTGGCTACTCAAGTGACCGAAGCG CTAGATAAAGTATACTCTGAAAAGTTTGGATCTCGTTTCAATCGTACGGAAATAAAAAGTTTCAG ACAAGGGTCTGTCGTTGTGGATTCTGTACTGATTTTCAATGATGCAAACTCTGTTCCTGACACTGGAAATGTGACTTCCACTCTGGAAGAAGCCGTTTCCACCAACAGCTCAGACTTTGCTCAACTTGCCGTAAACTCCACTAGTATAAAAGCTGAAC GTGTTTTCAGAACAGTAACACAAGCTCCGACAACAGTGACCACAAATGCACCTTCAACCCCCACATCAGAACCCACAACAGCATCTGCAACAAGCCTTGAGACACAAACCACCAGTG GCTCCACCTCAACACCAGCACAATCATCAACATCAATACCcatcaccacatcacctcaAACATCTCCTTCAACATCACAGCCTATGACACTATCCCCATCCTCACCATCAGTAACCATCACAACACAGGCGTCAtcatcagtctctatctctgcttcctctaCACCAGTAGCTACATCTCCGACATCAGCTTCAGAATCCACCACATCACCTGTATCATCAACAACAGAAgtcacatcaacatcagttacACCACAAACAAACGGCACAACACTCATATCCACAACTG TTCCCCAAACAACCACTCCCACAACAACTACTCCTACAACAACTACTCCTACAACAACTACTCCTACACCAACTACTCCTACAGCTCTCATCCCAGAGCCTGAAGTCGAACTGGAATTCAGGCTCCAGAAGACATTCACACAAGAACTGCAAAATGCCTCTTCACCAGCATTTCAAGAGCTGGCTACTCAAGTGACCGAAGCG CTAGATAAAGTATACTCTGAAAAGTTTGGATCTCGTTTCAATCGTACGGAAATAAAAGGTTTCAG ACAAGGGTCTGTCGTTGTGGATTCTGTACTGATTTTCAATGATGCAAACTCTGTTCCTGACACTGGAAATGTGACTACCACTCTGGAAGAAGCCGTTTCCACCAACAGCTCAGACTTTGCTCAACTTGCCATAAACTCCACTAGTATAAAAGCTGAAC GTGTTTTCAGAACAGTAACACAAGCTCCGACAACAGTGACCACAAATGCACCTTCAACCCCCACATCAGAACCCACAACAGCATCTGCAACAAGCCTTGAGACACAAACCACCAGTG GCTCCACCTCAACACCAGCACAATCATCAACATCAGTACCCATCACAACATCACCTCAAACATCTCCTTCAACATCACAGTCTATGACACTATCCCCATCCTCATCATCAGTTACAACCACAACACAGGCTTCAtcatcagtctctatctctgcttcctctaCATCAGTAGCTACTACTCCAACATCTGCTTCAGAATCCACCACATCACCTGCTCCATCAACACCACTTgtcacatcaacatcagttacaccacaaacaaatgcaacaaCATTTATATCCACAACTG GCTCCACCTCAACACCAGCACAATCATCAACATCAGTACCCATCACAACATCATCTCAAACATCTTCTTCAACATCACAGCCTATGACACTAtctccatcctcatcatcagtAACCATCACAACACAGGCGTCAtcatcagtctctatctctgcttcttCTACTCCAGTAGCTACATCTCCAACATCTGCTTCAGAATCCACCACATCCCCCGTACCATCAACAACAGAAgtcacatcaacatcagttacaccacaaacaaatgcaacaaCACTTACATCCACAACTG GCTCCACCTCAACACCAGCACAATCATCAACATCAGTACCCATCACAACATCACCTCAAACATCTCCTTCAACATCACAGTCTATGACACTATCCCCATCCTCATCATCAGTTACAACCACAACACAGGCGTCAtcatcagtctctatctctgcctcctctACATCAGTAGCTACATCTCCAACATCTGCTTCAGAATCCACCACATCACCTGCGTCATCAACACCCCTTgtcacatcaacatcagttacaccacaaacaaatgcaacaaCATTTATATCCACAACTG TAGCTACATCTCCAACATCTGCTTCAGAATCCACCACATCCCCCGTACCATCAACAACAGAAgtcacatcaacatcagttacaccacaaacaaatgcaacaaCACTTACATCCACAACTG GCTCCACCTCAACACCAGCACAATCATCAACATCAGTACCCATCACAACATCACCTCAAACATCTCCTTCAACATCACAGTCTATGACACTATCCCCATCCTCATCATCAGTTACAACCACAACACAGGCGTCAtcatcagtctctatctctgcctcctctACATCAGTAGCTACATCTCCAACATCTGCTTCAGAATCCACCACATCACCtgcaccatcaacaccacctgtcacatcaacatcagttacACCACAAACAAATGCCACAACACTTATATCTACAACTG GCTCCACCTCAACACCAGCACAATCATCAACATCAGTACCCATCACAACATCACCTCAAACATCTCCTTCAACATCACAGTCTATGACACTATCCCCATCCTCATCATCAGTAACCATCACAACACAGGCGTCAtcatcagtctctatctctgcctcctctACATCAGTAGCTACTACTCCAACATCTGCTTCAGAATCCACCACATCACCTGCTCCATCAACACCACCTGTCACATCAACATTAGTTAcaccacaaacaaatgcaacaaCACTTATATCTACAACTG GCTCCACCTCAACACCAGCACAATCATCAACATCAGTACCCATCACAACATCATCTCAAACATCTTCTTCAACATCACAGCCTATGACACTAtctccatcctcatcatcagtAACCATCACAACACAGGCGTCAtcatcagtctctatctctgcttcttCTACTCCAGTAGCTACATCTCCAACATCTGCTTCAGAATCCACCACATCCCCCGTACCATCAACAACAGAAgtcacatcaacatcagttacaccacaaacaaatgcaacaaCACTTACATCCACAACTG ACTCCACCTCAACACCAGCACAATCATCAACATCAGTACCcatcaccacatcacctcaAACATCTCCTTCAACATCACAGCCTATGACACTATCTCCTTCCTCATCATCAGTAACCATCACAACACAGGCGTCAtcatcagtctctatctctgcctcctctACACCAGTAGCTACATCTCCAACATCTGCTTCAGAATCCACCACATCCCCTGCACCATCAACACCCCAAatcacatcaacatcagttacACCACAAACAAATGGCACAACACTCATATCCACAACTG TTCCCCAAACAACTACTCCCACAACAACTACTCCTACAACAACTACTCCTACACCAACTACTCCTACACCAACTACTCCTACAGCTCTCATCCCAGAGCCTGAAGTCGAACTGGAATTCAGGCTCCAGAAGACATTCACACAAGAACTGCAAAATGCCTCTTCACCAGCATTTCAAGAGCTGGCTACTCAAGTGACCTCAGCG CTAGATAAAGTATACTCTGAAAAGTTTGGATCTCGTTTCAATCGTACGGAAATAAAAAGTTTCAG GCAAGGGTCTGTCGTTGTGGATTCTCTACtgattttcaatgatgtaaactCTGTTCCTGACACTGAAAATGTGACTACCACTCTGGAAGAAGCCGTTTCCACCAACAGCTCAGACTTGGCTCAACTTGCCATAAATTCTACTAGTATAAAAGCTGAAC GTGTTTTCAGAACAGCAACACAAGCTCCGACAACAGTGACCACAAATGCACCTTCAACCCCCACATCAGAACCCACAACAGCATCTGCAACAAGCCTTGAGACACAAACCACCAGTG AACTTACCACAATGCCTATTTCTACATCAACTTCATCAACATCACAACTAACATCAGAACTCACCACAACTGCTGTCTCTATGTCAACCTCACAACTAACATCAGAACTCACCACAACAGCTGTTGCTACGTCAACTTCATCACCAACAACACAACTAACATCAGAACTCACCGCAACATCTGTTTCTACGTCATCCTCATCAACATCACAACTAACATCAGAACTCACCACAACAGCTGTTTCTATGTCAACATCACCAACAACACAACTAACATCAGAACTCCCCACAACAATTGTTTCTATGTCAACATCACCAACAACACAACTAACATCAGAACTCCCCACAACAATTGTTTCTATGTCAACATCACAACTAACATCAGAACTCCCCACAACACCTGTTTCTATGTCAACATCACCAACAACACAACTAACATCAGAACTCCCTACAACACCTGTTTCTATGTCAACATCACCAACAACACAACTAACATCAGAACTCCCCACAACAATTGTTTCTATGTCAACATCACCAACAACACAACTAACATCAGAACTCCCCACAACTGCTGTTTCTATGTCAACATCACAACTAACATCAGAACTCCCCACAACACCTGTTTCTATGTCAACATCACCAACAACACAACTAACATCAGAACTCCCCACAACAATTGTTTCTATGTCAACATCACCAACAACACAACTAACATCAGAACTCCCCACAACACCTGTTACTATGTCAACATCACCAACAACACAACTAACATCAGAACTCCCCACAACACCTGTTTCTATGTCAACATCACCAACAACACAACTAACATCAGAACTCCCCACAACAACTGTTTCTATGTCATCACCAACAACACAACTAACATCAGAACTCCCCACAACTGCTGTTTCTATGTCAACATCACAACTAACATCAGAACTCACCACAACAGCTGTTGCTACGTCAACCTCATCACCAACAACACAACTAACATCAGAACTCCCCACAACACCTGTTACTATGTCAACATCACCAACAACACAACTAACATCAGAACTCCCCACAACACCTGTTTCTATGTCAACATCACCAACAACACAACTAACATCAGAACTCCCCACAACACCTGTTTCTATGTCAACATCACCAAAAACACAACTAACATCAGAACTCCCCACAACAACTGTTTCTATGTCAACATCACCAACAACACAACTAACATCAGAACTCCCCACAACTGCTGTTTCTATGTCAACATCACAACTAACATCAGAACTCACCACAACAGCTGTTGCTACGTCAACCTCATCACCAACAACACAACTAACATCAGAACTCCCCACAACAATTGTTTCTATGTCAACATCACCAACAACACAACTAACATCAGAACTCCCCACAACACCTGTTACTATGTCAACATCACCAACAACACAACTAACATCAGAACTCCCAACAACAGCTGTTTCTATGTCAACATCACCAACATCTCAACCTACATCAGAACTCACTACAACAGTTGTTTCTATGTCAACATCACCAATAACACAACTAACATCAGAAGTCATCACAACAGGGG ATGCTTCTACAATGGCTACAGCCCCTACAACAGCTGCCCCTACAACAGCTGCCCCTACAACAGCTGCTCCTACAGCTGCTCCTACAACAGAGCTAAATACTGATTCAGCAAATGCAGATGAAGGCAGCCTCAATCTGGATTTTAGTCTCAATCAGACGTTTACTTCCGACCTTTCTGATCAAAACTCAGCGGCATTCAAAGCACTATCAACAGACGTAGTGACAAAA CTGAATGCAATTTATCAAGCACAATTTCCAAGCACATTCAAACGCTCCAGGGTCATAAGCTTTAC GTCTGGGTCAGTCGTTGTTGCCTCAGAGCTTGTGTTTCAAAACAGAACTTCAGTTCCATCTATTAGCAGCGTGGAATCGACTTTGAACAACTCAGATACCCTGAACATAGTACCAGGCACCATCAGATCAA GTTCTACAGCTTCCACTACTGCAGCCCCTACAACAGCTGCTCCTACAACTGCTGCCCCTACTACAGCTGCCCCTACGACTGCAGCCCCTACAACAGCTGCCCCTACTACAGCTGCCCCTACTACAGCTGCCCCTACAACAGCTGCCCCTACTACAGCTGCCCCTACAACAGCTGCCCCTACAACTGCAGCCCCTACAACTGCAGCCCCTACAACTGCAGCCCCTACAACAGCTGCCCCTACTACAGCTGCCCCTACAACTGCTGTCCCTACAACAGCTGCCCCTACTACAGCTGCCCCTACAACAGCTGCCCCTACAACAGCTGCCCCTACTACAGCTGCCCCTACAACAGCTGCCCCTACTACAGCTGCCCCTACAACAGCTGCCCCTACAACTGCAGCCCCTACAACAGCTGCTCCTACACCTGCCCCTACAACAGAGCTAAATACTGATGCAGCAAGTGCAGATGAAGGCAGCCTCAATCTGGCTTTTAGTCTTGATCAGACGTTCACTTCCGACCTTTCTAATCAAAGCTCAGCAGCATTCAAAGCACTTTCAACAGAAGTAGTGACAAAA CTGAATGCAATTTATCAAGCACAATTTCCGAGCACATTCAAGCGCTCCAGGGTCATAAGCTTTAC GTCTGGGTCAGTCGTTGTTTCCTCAGAGCTTGTGTTTCAAAATGAAGCTTCACTTCCATCTACTAGCAGTGTGGAATCGACTTTGAACAGCTCAGATACCCTGAACATAGTACAAGGCACCATCAGAGCAA GTTCTACAGCTTCCACAACTGTTGCCCCTACAACAGCTGCCCCTACAACAGCTGCCCCTACTACAGCTGCCCCTACAACTGCAGCCCCTACAACAGCTGCCCCTACTACAGCTGCCCCTACTACTGCAGCCCCTACAACTGCTGCCCCTACTACAGCTGCCCCTACAACAGCTGCCCCTACAACAGCTGCCCCTACAACAGAGCTAAATACTGATGCAGCAAGTGCAGATGAAGGCAGCCTCAATCTGGGTTTTAGTCTTAATCAGACGTTCACTTCCGACCTTTCTAATCAAAGCTCAGAGGCATTCAAAGCACTTTCAACAGAAGTAGTGACAAAA CTGAATGCAATTTATCAAGCACAATTTCCGAGCACATTCAAGCGCTCCAGGGTCTTAAGCTTTAC GTCTGGGTCAGTCGTTGTTGCCTCAGAGCTTGTGTTTCAAAACAAAACTTCAGTTCCATCGGCTAGCAGCGCAGAATCGGCTTTGGAAAACTCAAATACCCTGAACATAGTAGCAGGCACCATCAGTGCAA